A section of the Roseofilum reptotaenium CS-1145 genome encodes:
- the shc gene encoding squalene--hopene cyclase has protein sequence MSSQNPISSQPSVSLEEAIRNSQTYLLSQQYPQGYWWAELESNVTITAEMVMLHKIWGTDKTRPLHKTEAYLRSQQRDHGGWELYYGDGGDLSTSVEAYMALRLLGVPASDPALQKAKTLILQKGGISKSRIFTKIHLALLGCYDWRGVPSIPPWVMLLPDEFWFNIHELSSWARSSTVPLIIVCDRRPVYRITPDFNLNELYSEGIHNVRYELPQNQDWTDIFVWFDQGFKLAEELDWVPFRQEGLQAAERWVLERQEPSGDWGGIIPAMLNSMLALHCLGYSVRDPFVQRGLAAVDRFCMETEDTYSTQACVSPVWDTIWVLRALVESGLAPNHPALVKGGEWLLDKQVLAYGDWAIKNKVGKPGGWSFEFDNQFYPDLDDAAAAVMSLIGLELPNEEKKWGAIARCVDWIMTMQCQAGGWAAFDIDNDQDWLNSLPYADLKAMIDPNTADVTARVLEMLGELKPHSEQLSTLTSTSFTERSRSERCGSERIRKALTYLQQEQEPEGCWFGRWGVNYIYGTSGVLSALALIAPDSHTTQIEKAANWLISCQNANGGWGETCRSYDDPSLKGIGTSTPSQTAWALIGLLAAGEATGVFPWDTLKWGMNYLLSSQLPNGQWEEAEFTGTGFPCHFYIKYHFYAQYFPLIALSRYDALRAGNG, from the coding sequence ATGTCCAGCCAAAACCCTATCAGTTCCCAGCCTTCTGTTTCTCTCGAAGAGGCAATTAGAAACAGTCAAACCTATCTGCTCTCGCAACAATATCCCCAAGGGTACTGGTGGGCGGAACTCGAATCGAATGTTACCATCACCGCAGAGATGGTGATGTTGCATAAAATTTGGGGAACGGACAAAACTCGGCCGCTGCATAAAACGGAAGCTTATCTGCGATCGCAACAACGAGACCATGGCGGCTGGGAACTGTATTATGGGGATGGGGGCGACCTAAGTACCTCCGTCGAAGCATACATGGCGCTCAGACTGCTGGGGGTGCCTGCATCTGACCCCGCTTTGCAAAAAGCCAAAACCCTGATTCTGCAAAAGGGAGGCATCAGCAAAAGCCGCATTTTTACCAAGATTCATCTGGCCCTATTGGGGTGTTATGACTGGCGCGGTGTGCCGTCTATTCCCCCCTGGGTGATGCTATTACCCGATGAATTTTGGTTTAATATCCATGAATTATCCAGTTGGGCTAGAAGTAGCACCGTTCCTCTGATTATTGTATGCGATCGCCGCCCCGTCTATCGCATTACCCCCGACTTTAACCTGAATGAACTCTACAGCGAAGGTATCCACAACGTCCGCTATGAACTCCCCCAAAACCAAGATTGGACCGATATCTTTGTCTGGTTTGACCAAGGATTTAAACTTGCAGAAGAATTAGATTGGGTTCCCTTTCGTCAGGAAGGACTCCAAGCCGCCGAGCGCTGGGTATTAGAGCGCCAAGAACCCAGTGGAGACTGGGGTGGCATTATTCCCGCCATGCTCAACTCCATGCTCGCCTTGCACTGTCTAGGGTACAGCGTCCGCGACCCCTTTGTGCAACGGGGATTAGCCGCCGTAGACCGATTTTGTATGGAAACCGAAGACACCTATAGCACCCAAGCCTGTGTTTCCCCCGTTTGGGATACCATTTGGGTATTACGCGCCCTGGTAGAATCGGGATTAGCCCCTAACCATCCCGCGCTTGTTAAAGGAGGAGAATGGTTACTCGATAAACAGGTGTTAGCCTATGGAGATTGGGCGATTAAAAACAAAGTCGGTAAACCCGGCGGTTGGTCATTCGAGTTTGACAACCAATTTTACCCCGATCTCGACGATGCGGCCGCAGCAGTCATGAGTTTAATCGGGTTAGAGCTACCCAACGAAGAAAAAAAATGGGGCGCGATCGCCCGTTGTGTAGACTGGATTATGACCATGCAATGTCAGGCCGGTGGATGGGCAGCCTTTGACATCGATAACGACCAAGATTGGTTAAATAGTCTCCCCTATGCAGACCTCAAAGCCATGATTGACCCCAACACCGCCGATGTTACCGCCAGAGTCCTAGAAATGCTCGGCGAATTAAAACCCCATTCTGAGCAACTCTCAACGCTCACTTCCACATCGTTCACTGAGCGGAGTCGAAGTGAACGATGTGGAAGTGAGCGAATCCGCAAAGCCTTAACCTATCTCCAACAAGAACAAGAACCCGAAGGCTGTTGGTTTGGCCGTTGGGGCGTAAACTACATTTATGGAACCAGTGGCGTACTCTCCGCCCTTGCCTTAATTGCTCCAGATAGTCATACAACCCAAATCGAAAAAGCTGCCAACTGGCTGATTTCTTGCCAAAATGCCAATGGGGGATGGGGCGAAACTTGCCGCAGTTATGATGACCCCAGCTTAAAAGGAATCGGTACTAGCACCCCCTCCCAAACCGCTTGGGCGTTAATTGGATTACTAGCTGCCGGAGAAGCCACGGGAGTCTTCCCCTGGGATACCTTAAAATGGGGAATGAACTATTTACTTTCGTCCCAATTGCCTAATGGACAATGGGAAGAAGCCGAATTTACCGGAACCGGTTTCCCCTGCCACTTCTATATCAAATACCACTTTTACGCCCAATATTTCCCCTTGATTGCCCTAAGTAGATATGATGCACTACGTGCTGGTAATGGGTAA
- a CDS encoding LmeA family phospholipid-binding protein — protein MTSPTSKHGLISRVLSPALQLWLRSQAEDIQDLHLSIDAGDRQILSGLIPHVAVQASQATYQGLHLSQIDLEAQTIHTNLPQVLRRKPLRLLEPILVTGQLQITAQELRDSLIPDGLLCQGLTELLRELLKASGAEGDRLLATSVPQWHSIILGDRQLTLSATWPQPHDFQASLNIDSSLERVEGHLLRFHPLTIQAPDGLFPNPLNSLEIELGTEVALQQLYLSPEKVFCMGQITVLP, from the coding sequence ATGACTTCTCCAACCAGTAAACACGGTCTTATTAGTCGGGTACTTTCTCCTGCCTTACAACTGTGGCTCAGATCCCAAGCCGAAGATATCCAAGATTTACATCTGAGTATTGATGCCGGCGATCGCCAAATTCTATCGGGACTTATTCCCCACGTTGCCGTCCAAGCCAGTCAAGCCACCTACCAAGGACTCCATCTGAGTCAAATCGATCTCGAAGCTCAAACCATTCACACGAACTTACCCCAAGTTCTGCGGCGCAAACCTCTACGTCTGCTCGAACCCATCCTCGTCACGGGACAACTGCAAATTACAGCCCAAGAACTGCGGGACTCTCTGATCCCTGACGGTTTGCTCTGCCAAGGACTCACTGAATTGTTGCGAGAACTCCTCAAGGCAAGTGGAGCAGAAGGCGATCGCCTTCTAGCCACGTCTGTACCCCAGTGGCACAGCATCATCCTCGGCGATCGCCAACTGACTCTCAGTGCTACCTGGCCCCAACCCCACGATTTTCAAGCTAGTCTGAATATAGATAGCTCTCTAGAACGGGTTGAAGGCCATCTACTGCGCTTTCATCCCCTAACCATTCAAGCTCCAGATGGACTATTTCCTAATCCTTTAAATAGTCTAGAAATAGAGTTAGGGACTGAGGTTGCCCTTCAACAGCTCTACCTCAGTCCCGAAAAAGTTTTCTGTATGGGTCAAATTACCGTTCTGCCGTGA
- a CDS encoding phosphatidate cytidylyltransferase produces MSGNSSLSPQHPNSTFPWTRVITGLVAIPIALSVTFLGGWYFTLGFGIIVYLGQWEYFQMVRAKGILPAAKTTVVITQILLVICTISSSLADAVVPVAGTLICFYLLFQPKLATIADIASSILGLFYCGYLPSYWVRLRSMGETSSLQWSLALPSHWPAWQDVPMGFKLTLLSFVCIWAADIGAYAFGKLWGRTRLSQISPKKTVEGAVCGVIGSIIVAMAGAYFLHWPYWEFTGLTLGLMIGIASLIGDLTESMMKRDAGIKNSGELLPGHGGILDRADSYVFTAPLVYYFVTLLLPLLSPGS; encoded by the coding sequence ATGTCCGGAAACTCTTCATTATCTCCTCAACACCCCAATTCTACATTCCCTTGGACTCGTGTAATCACGGGTTTAGTGGCCATTCCCATTGCCCTATCGGTCACATTCTTGGGGGGCTGGTATTTTACCCTGGGATTTGGGATTATCGTTTATCTCGGTCAATGGGAATATTTTCAAATGGTGCGGGCGAAGGGCATTCTCCCAGCCGCTAAGACTACTGTGGTCATTACCCAGATTTTGTTGGTCATCTGTACGATTTCGTCTTCTTTGGCTGATGCCGTTGTACCGGTTGCGGGTACGTTGATTTGTTTTTATCTACTCTTTCAACCGAAGTTAGCGACGATCGCCGATATTGCCTCTTCTATTTTAGGCTTATTCTATTGTGGCTATTTGCCCAGTTACTGGGTCAGGTTGCGCTCCATGGGCGAAACCTCTAGTTTGCAATGGAGTTTGGCCCTTCCCAGTCATTGGCCCGCTTGGCAGGATGTGCCCATGGGCTTTAAGTTAACCCTGTTGTCGTTTGTCTGTATCTGGGCTGCCGATATTGGCGCTTATGCGTTTGGGAAGTTATGGGGACGCACTCGACTCTCACAAATTAGCCCTAAAAAGACTGTTGAAGGAGCCGTTTGTGGGGTGATTGGTAGTATCATTGTGGCTATGGCTGGGGCATATTTCCTCCATTGGCCCTATTGGGAATTCACTGGGTTAACCTTGGGTTTAATGATTGGGATTGCCAGCTTAATCGGTGATTTAACTGAGTCGATGATGAAACGGGATGCGGGGATTAAGAATTCTGGCGAGTTATTGCCTGGTCATGGTGGCATTCTGGATCGGGCTGATAGTTATGTATTTACTGCGCCTTTAGTGTATTATTTTGTTACTTTGCTTTTGCCCCTGTTGTCCCCAGGGAGTTAG
- a CDS encoding CHASE domain-containing protein, translating into MLNTLLYFFKHYKATGIVGFIGIALSITASTLVYRWEVTKGLEKFEQQSTILVTELQSKLDSYTQLTRSMGAFFNASSEVNQKEFQDFSQTLLPYYDGLLGLGWAKRVEAQQRQSYEQQYYEMVELSDRGDQVAAGDRAIHFPTTYIEPFDELQDYLGSDSAADLKRLQALDRAEYLGLSVTTPLVTLENGQPGFLIYYPVFDENEIFQGAVFGLYELQTWLEAALYHLNLNNIDFYLYGVPEDQLDSALNKTMVSASEGFLMAYKSDNETLTQSPDVAQLSKLESGSRRWRGSNPCPYQSQWQFCIRSINMDRQELSLLVLPASPHSLLNWRAASVLALGLLGTGSLVMYLSIATWTQLNVDIKNRKLEELLQELQQAQLQLVQTEKMSSLGRLVAGVAHEINNPVNFIYGNVQYAKTYFEDIFDLVCEYRQECPEPSEKIKTMMEDIDFDFVAEDLPSLLESMQIGTQRLKKIVLSLRNFSRLDESEVKAVDIHLGIDSTLMILNSRIKAQGQRPEIKIVKQYGSIPPIQCYAGQLNQVFMNILSNGIDALEEHFISQKKEEQSPTIVIETSQEDRDWIAIKIIDNGPGIPAELHSRLFDPFFTTKPIGKGTGLGLSISYKIITEKHAGHLMFSSIVGKGTEFIIKLPLSQIFLPS; encoded by the coding sequence GTGCTAAACACTTTGTTGTACTTCTTCAAACATTATAAAGCAACCGGTATTGTCGGTTTTATTGGGATTGCCCTTTCAATTACAGCCAGCACACTGGTGTACCGATGGGAAGTGACTAAAGGTTTAGAGAAGTTTGAGCAACAATCTACCATTTTAGTCACTGAGCTACAAAGCAAGTTAGATAGCTATACCCAATTAACTCGCTCTATGGGTGCTTTTTTTAATGCCAGTTCAGAAGTAAATCAGAAAGAATTTCAAGATTTTTCTCAAACCCTGTTGCCTTACTATGATGGCTTGTTGGGGCTAGGCTGGGCGAAAAGAGTCGAAGCTCAACAACGGCAGAGCTATGAGCAGCAATATTACGAGATGGTAGAATTAAGCGATCGCGGCGATCAAGTTGCAGCCGGCGATCGTGCCATTCATTTTCCAACCACATATATCGAGCCTTTCGATGAACTGCAAGACTATCTTGGCTCCGATTCAGCAGCCGATCTCAAACGGTTGCAGGCCTTAGATCGGGCAGAATATTTGGGACTGAGCGTAACCACTCCATTAGTCACCCTGGAAAATGGCCAGCCAGGTTTTCTCATTTACTATCCAGTCTTCGATGAGAATGAAATATTTCAAGGAGCAGTATTTGGCTTATACGAATTGCAAACCTGGCTAGAAGCAGCACTTTACCACCTCAATCTAAACAACATCGATTTTTATCTCTATGGCGTACCCGAAGATCAGTTAGATTCAGCTTTAAATAAAACGATGGTCAGTGCCAGTGAAGGATTTTTAATGGCCTATAAATCTGACAACGAAACGCTCACCCAATCTCCAGATGTAGCACAGTTAAGCAAACTAGAGTCTGGATCGAGGAGATGGCGAGGGTCTAACCCCTGTCCCTATCAATCTCAATGGCAATTTTGTATTCGTTCAATTAATATGGATCGACAGGAACTTTCCCTGCTCGTCTTACCCGCTTCCCCTCATTCCCTGTTGAATTGGCGAGCAGCGAGTGTACTGGCATTAGGTTTATTGGGAACTGGCTCTTTAGTGATGTACTTATCAATCGCCACATGGACTCAATTAAATGTTGATATTAAAAATAGGAAATTAGAAGAGTTATTACAAGAATTACAACAGGCTCAACTGCAATTAGTCCAAACTGAGAAAATGTCCAGTTTAGGACGATTAGTGGCAGGAGTTGCCCATGAGATCAATAATCCCGTTAACTTTATTTATGGGAATGTACAATATGCCAAAACCTATTTTGAAGATATCTTTGATTTGGTGTGTGAATATCGCCAGGAATGTCCTGAACCGAGTGAAAAAATCAAAACCATGATGGAAGATATCGATTTTGATTTTGTTGCGGAAGATTTGCCCAGTTTGCTGGAATCTATGCAAATCGGAACCCAACGGTTGAAAAAAATTGTTTTATCATTGCGGAATTTTTCCCGGTTAGACGAATCAGAGGTCAAAGCCGTAGACATTCATCTTGGCATAGATAGTACATTAATGATTTTGAATAGTCGTATCAAAGCTCAAGGTCAACGACCAGAGATTAAAATTGTCAAACAATATGGTTCTATTCCTCCAATTCAATGTTATGCCGGTCAGCTTAATCAAGTGTTTATGAATATTTTGAGTAATGGAATCGATGCTTTAGAGGAACACTTTATTTCACAGAAAAAAGAAGAGCAATCACCGACTATTGTCATTGAAACATCTCAAGAAGATCGGGACTGGATTGCCATCAAAATCATCGATAATGGCCCGGGGATTCCTGCGGAATTGCATTCTCGACTATTCGATCCATTTTTTACGACCAAGCCCATTGGTAAAGGAACAGGACTGGGCTTATCGATTAGTTATAAAATTATTACTGAGAAACATGCCGGACATTTGATGTTTTCATCGATAGTGGGGAAAGGGACAGAATTTATCATAAAGTTGCCCCTATCCCAGATTTTTTTACCTTCTTAA
- a CDS encoding P-loop NTPase fold protein — protein MTLDLGRFYQACNPSAPLDLGDPDNSRYYIDFSSVRGGKIVKALGRTIITLSPDRPTCQLFTGHIGCGKSTELLRLKALLEEQNFEVVYFESSEDLDMGDIDITDILLAIARQVSEHLQQRSIELQPRTFKTLLKDAVDFLQTPIDLSAEASIPGVGDISANSSGELEFSLPLGIAKITAKTKESQKLRHRLRNYLEPRTASILEAINQELLQVATAQLKRQGKKGLVVIIDNLDRVHNQAGPTGRLLPEYLFIDRGAQLRQLDCHLVYTIPLSLIFSSECETLKNRLGGGITPKVLPMVPVKTRTGEPFPLGMQLLHHMVLTRAFPDRTLEEQQACILELFDHPDTLDRLCEVSGGHMRNLLGMLFSCLQQEDPPFSRDILETVIRDRRDYLTTSINDEIWELLYRVVNQQSVQGDLEYLTLLRSMFVFEYRDAEGSWFALNPALYEHQKFKQWLAQNNSGKIATS, from the coding sequence ATGACTTTAGATTTAGGGCGATTTTACCAAGCCTGCAATCCATCTGCACCATTAGACTTGGGCGATCCCGACAATTCCCGTTATTATATTGACTTTTCTTCTGTGCGGGGGGGCAAAATTGTCAAAGCCTTGGGTCGTACCATTATCACCCTATCTCCCGATCGCCCCACGTGCCAACTGTTCACCGGCCATATTGGATGTGGGAAATCCACCGAATTATTGCGCTTAAAAGCCTTGCTAGAGGAACAAAACTTCGAGGTTGTCTACTTTGAATCCTCCGAAGACCTAGATATGGGCGATATTGACATTACCGATATTTTATTGGCGATCGCCCGTCAAGTCAGCGAACATTTACAGCAGCGCTCTATCGAACTGCAACCGCGCACGTTCAAAACCCTGCTCAAAGACGCGGTAGACTTTCTGCAAACCCCCATCGACTTAAGCGCCGAAGCCTCCATTCCCGGAGTCGGAGACATCAGCGCCAACAGTAGCGGTGAACTGGAATTCTCCCTTCCCCTCGGTATTGCCAAAATCACGGCCAAAACCAAAGAAAGTCAAAAACTGCGCCACCGTCTTCGTAACTATCTCGAACCGCGCACCGCCAGTATTTTAGAAGCCATCAACCAAGAACTCCTGCAAGTCGCCACTGCGCAACTCAAGCGTCAGGGGAAAAAAGGATTAGTCGTCATTATCGATAACCTCGACCGGGTACATAATCAAGCCGGGCCAACTGGACGACTCTTACCGGAATATCTATTTATTGACCGAGGCGCGCAACTGCGTCAACTCGACTGCCATCTCGTCTATACAATTCCCCTCTCCCTGATTTTTTCCAGTGAATGCGAAACCCTAAAAAATCGCCTTGGAGGGGGAATTACCCCCAAAGTTCTACCCATGGTTCCAGTGAAAACCCGCACTGGAGAACCCTTCCCCTTGGGGATGCAACTCTTGCACCATATGGTCTTAACCCGTGCATTTCCCGATCGCACCTTAGAAGAACAACAGGCCTGTATTTTAGAACTCTTTGACCACCCGGATACCTTAGATAGGCTCTGTGAAGTCAGCGGGGGTCACATGCGAAACCTCTTGGGAATGCTCTTTAGTTGTCTGCAACAAGAAGACCCGCCCTTTTCACGGGATATACTAGAGACAGTCATTCGAGACCGTCGGGATTATTTAACCACCTCGATTAACGATGAGATATGGGAACTCTTGTATCGAGTGGTCAATCAGCAAAGCGTACAAGGAGACCTAGAATACTTGACCTTATTACGCAGTATGTTTGTCTTTGAGTACCGAGATGCTGAAGGCTCTTGGTTTGCCCTCAATCCCGCCCTATACGAGCATCAAAAGTTCAAGCAATGGTTAGCACAGAACAACAGTGGGAAGATTGCGACTTCATAG